The window CGTCCTCCACAGTTGCCAGGGTTGCGATTAATTCTTCTTGTTCGGGGCGAGTGCCCCAGCGAATCAAGGCTACGGGGGTGTCTGCCCCTAATCCTGCTTGCGTCAGTGCTTGGACGATGTTGGGCAGATTGTGAATGCCCATGTAAATCACAATGGTTTCAGAGCTTTGGGCGATCGCTTGCCAGTTGACCTGGGGGCGATATTTGCCAGCGGCTTCATGCCCGGTGACGAACGTGACGCTCGAACTAAGCTCTCGGTGAGTGACCGGAATCCCCGCATAGGCAGGTACGGCAACGCCAGCAGTAATGCCCGGCACAACTTCAACTGATATGCCAGCCGCTACCAGGTCGGCCATTTCTTCACCGCCACGCCCAAACACAAAGGGATCGCCCCCCTTCAGGCGCACGACTACCTGATGGAGATGAGCCTGCTCAATTAACAACTGGGTGATATCGGCTTGTAAGAGGGAATGATGACCCCGCCGCTTACCTGCCGATAAAAGGGCTGCTTTTGGGTTGGCCATGGCCAAAATCGGAGGGCTGACCAACGCATCATAGACAACCACATCTGCCTGCTCAAGCAGCGCTTTACCCTTCAAAGTAAAGAGCCCTGGATCCCCTGGCCCAGCGCCCACCAAATACACCTTGCCCGGGGCACGATCGCCCACCGACTGCCCTAAAAATTCCGACATTCTACCCGCACTTACCAAGAAACGGCCAATCTAACTCGATGACACCCTAAGAAAAATTGATGTACTCAGAAAATACTAAGCGGTTACGCCGCTTTCTGCTATCTGCCATAGATCACGACCTCCAGATTGTACGGGCGCTGAAAGCACCCCATTGAGCGCTAATTCTGCCACAACTTTGCCCAAGTTAGTGCTAGTACCTAAGGGCGTTAGCAAGCGCAGTGATAATTTGGGCAGTCGTTCGGCCAAATCTTCAGTGCGTCGTGTAATCGCGTCGGTAATGCCGCCGGGAAACAGAAAGTAAGGGGCGATCGCAATATGCTGATATCCCTGCTGCATGAGTTCAACGATTTTGGTCTCTAAATCTGGGGGAACCGCCCAGAAAGCCACATCTGCGTCCACAGTCGTGCCTAACTGCTGTACCCCGCGATTTCCGGCAGGGCGACGGCTGCCATGGGATAGCAACAAACACCGATCAGTCGTGGTGGCGGCTAAGCGCGCACCCACAAAATCTTTGAAGCCAGAATAGCTGCCCAGATAAGGCGTGCATAGTAGCTGTACACGAGAAGGCAACAGGCTTTGGGCCGTTGCAATTTCCCTCGGCAAATCTTCCTGAACGTGAACCCCGGCTAACAAAAACAAAGGCACAATGACGACCCGGCGCACCCCTTGAGCCATAACGCGTCTGGCAAACACTTCAATTTGCCGAGCCAGCGGAATATGTGTGACTTCTAAGGTGGCAGTCCCCACTACTGGGATAGGCGGCAAAGCCACACGGTAGGGAGGCCTGATTGACTGAGCCGACCGGGAGTCAGACGATTCTGCTAGAGCAGGATGAGTCAAATGAGTTCGGTCATGGTTGAACGGGGCAGACGCCTGCTGTTTCGTCATCAGAGGCGTTTGAGAATCTTCACGCCGTGATCGATCAAGCTGCTGACGCATCATGTTGGCAAGCCTTAACAACCCGGCCTTGTGGCGGGGGTCAGAGCTGCCATGGGAAACAAGCAGATACGCAGAAAGCATTTGAACACCCTTGATTTACAACATTTAGGCTATTGCCACATAAAGAGGGAAGATAATTTAGACAATAACGGGGCAGAGAAGACGACCTCTCTACCCCCTGCGGATATTTCCCCATATTATAAAAGCTGATTTTCTGAGGCTGTATCAGACACAGCTTTTCATGCAGTGCTAGCACTTTTTATGCACAGCATTGGGTTATGTAGTCTTGACAAAAAACAGCAGGTACCCAACAAAGAACCGGAGTCTATCTAACTATTCTTGATGTATTGTCAACGCCCACCGATGATAGGACGGCGACAATATCTACAACTCAGCTTGGGTTTGTTAGCAGGTTCGCAGAGACAAAATTATTGCTGCCTATTGCTTCTACAGTGACTGAAAGCGTTGCACGACTGCATTTGCAGACCCTGCATCTGAATCCCATTACTGGCAAAAAAGTGTAGAAGGGACTGATTTAGATTAGGCATTCAACACATTGATATCAGAAAAACTTGTTTAACCGAGCTGCGCTTCAGAAGCGTTTTTCGATTGCTATCAAAAGCTTTCCCAGCCTATCAAAAAAATACACCGCTTCCCGTTTAAACCCGTGGTTTTAACCAATGCTCAGGCAACAATCCTCTCAGGAGGTTTAGATATTCGTAATCTTACTTGCAAAGCCATGGTGACCACTTTCAAAGGATAGCAATGATTTTTATCCCCTCAATGTTCTGAGTAGAGACTTCAGTCTGAACAAGCCAGAAAGCGGTTTCTGGAAGCGATTTAGGTTGGCATTGAACCTTTTCAAGAGATGCTCAGTCTAAAGGGGCGACGACAGATTGAGCAAGGTACCTGCAGGTGACATTGACTGCACTGGAGCCAGGCATGGAGGAAAAGCTGCCTTTAGATGCTGAGCTGATTCAGCAATGCTTACGGGGGCAGTCAACCGCCTTTCGAGCACTGTACCGCCGCTATCAAGGGCGGGTACGGGCGACTTTACATCAACTCTGTGGACCCGATGTTTTAGATGACTTGGTGCAAGAGGTGTTTTTAAGGGCCTGGAAGGGGCTGCCTCGATTTCGGCAATCAGCCCAGTTCTCAACCTGGCTTTATCGAATCACCTGGAATGTTGCGACAGACTGTCGCCGCCATCAGGGAAAAGTGCGATCGCACCACCAAAGCCTGTCAGCGTTGGAGACCCGAACCAGTGATTCTGTGAATCTCAACCAGCTGCATTATCAAGACTTGGTGCAGCGTGGTTTGCAGGCGCTATCGCTAGACCATCGAGCAGTGCTCATTCTCCATGATTTGGAGGATTTGCCTCAGCAGACGGTGGCCAGCATTCTTGACATTCCGCTCGGAACCGTCAAGTCTCGGCTGCATCATGCCCGTGCTGCTATGCGGCAATTTTTACAGCAAGACGGTGTGCAGTTATGACTCTCCCTTCTGAGGACGATCGCTTAGTTGACTTTCTGCGCCGCCATCGGCCAGAAGCTCCAAAGGCCTCTCCTGAACTAGAAGCCCAGATTATGGCGAGTGTTCAGGCAGACATGATGTCTTGCCATCAGCATCAGCGCGATCGCCCAGCCTGGCGGCGTCGATTTGCGATTCCAGCCTTAGCCGCCTCAGTGCTATTGGTTTGGGGTGGGTCGGTCGGTGTCCATACCCAGCAGCGACAAACAGAGCGGGCAGCGATGGACGCCTTTCTGATGGACACCTGGTACGGCAGTGCCTATGGAGACGATACCTATCGCCTGGCCCTAGATACGGCTGAACCTAGTTGGCTCCTCTCGGTGTATGCCACGCCTTACTAGGTTGGCGTGGCGCCAGCGTTGATGGGTCAACTGCGTTGCGTCTACCAAATTTTGAACTCATATTGCGTGAATTGGAGATTACCGATGATGAAACGAACCTTTGCGATTCTGGTTGCAGCGGGTCTGATGTTGCCTGTTGTAGGCATTTTTGCGGCGTCTCACCTGCAGGCGCAGACTGAATCCCCAGTCCCGGAAGAAACCTCTGTTCCCTCTCGTCCAGGCACCGTGGGCGAGGGGGAGCGGGGCGATCGCGCCGAGCGCCTGATTGAGGAATTAAATCTGACTGAAGATCAGATCAATCAAGTTCGTGCCATTCGAGAAGGGGCCCAGGATGAGATGCAAGCCTTGCATGAACGCCTGCGATCAGACCGTGAAGCCCTGCATGGGTTGATGGCGGGGGAGGCTACCGAGGCAGAACTCCGGGCACAACATGAGGAAATTCAAACGCTACATCGTGAAGTTGCAGACAAACGGTTTGAAACGATGCTGGCTACCCGCGAGGTCTTAACCGCTGACCAGCGGGCTGAACTGGCTGAATTGATGGAACAACGCCGAGCGCAATTCCGAGAGAATCGCGGTTTTCATGGTGGCCAGAAAGGGCAACGAGGCGGGCATCACTGGTAAGCGCGTGAATGCCTGCTGACGGTTTGGGATTTGCAATGAAATCAATCCCATTGATGGAAGTAGGGGGTAGGCAATGCCTACCCCCTACTTCGGTATGTTGTTAACACGCATCTCCCTTCTAGCCCAGCAAAGGGAGATGCCAAATTCTGGGTTTCTCCTTTAGTCAGTAAATTGGTTGTGCACTATCAGGGTTATGACAGAACCTTTTCACCTGTATCGACCGAAAGGTCAACTGTGCCCGATTGTGGCCAGTATTCCCCATAGTGGTTTAGTTGTTCCTGAGGCGATCACGCAGACCCTACATGAGCGCTATCAGCGTTATCTGCCTCATCAAGATTGGCATCTTGACAAGCTGTACGATTTTCTCCCTAACTTAGGGATCACGGTGCTGGAAGCTACCTATAGTCGTTACGTGACTGATTTAAATCGGTCGGCTAAACAGCCTTTCTTTGGGAGCTTTTGGAAATCAGTAATTCCTGAGAGAACGGCATTTGAGCAGCCCCTTTATCAAACTTCTCCCTCCCAGGTACAAATCGCGGCTCGAATCGAACAATTTTATGTTCCCTATCATACGCAGCTAGAAAGCCTACTGAATCAGATGATTGACCGATTTGGCCAGGTTTACCTCTTAGATCTACATAGTTTTTTCGGTCCCATTACTGATGAAGTCTGCCTCGGCAATAGGAATGGAAAAAGCTGCTCCGAATTCTTGCTCTCTACCGTTGAATCTGAGTTTTCATTAAGAGGCTATCAGGTAGCTCGCAATAAAGTTTTTAATGGTGGATACATTACACAACACTATGGCAAGATGCCCCACGTTGAGGCGCTACAAATTGAAATTCGATACCATACTTATTTAGACCCGGCACAGCTCGATCAAACATCTGTTCCAGATTGGAATGTGCCAGCATTTGACCTCGCGAAACGTAACTTTGAGGCTATTTTTAGCCAGGTGGCAGAGTCCTGTCTGCGATATTTTGCCACTACGTATGAGTAAACATCCTTGCGCTGACGATGAATGAAACTCATCACCCCTTATTCATCCATCATTTTTATAAGTTAGGCAGAGGTTTGGCACGATGCAGTCTAGACGCAGTAATCATCAACTGGAGTACTGGAATATTCACGGCCCCATCAAGACGTTCAATCATTCCGTTGATTTTGGGCAGTTGGATCTACTCCTGAATCGTGGCGCAAAGATTTTAGACTATGGATGTGGGTATGGTCGGGTCTCTCATGAATTGTATGACCATTTTTGTCTGTAAGTGATGATCTCACTATCCTCCCAGAAACATGTCGGCAATTTGAGTGTCATTCAGCAAATTTTTGCCGGTGTCTTCATGGCGGTTCGTGCCCATTGCTAAGACATAACCACGGTGAGCCATGGCCAACGCCTGCTTAGCATTTTGCTCCACCATGAGAATGCTGATGCCCTGTTGATTGACGTCGCGCACAATCTCAAAGATTTGATTGACATACAGCGGGGATAGACCAGCAGTAGGCTCGTCTAGCAACAAGAGTTTGGGGGCAACCATCAGGGCTCGCCCCATGGCAACCATTTGGCGCTGTCCGCCGGATAAGGTTCCAGCGGGCTGAAGCCGTTTTTGCTTTAAGTCTGGAAAGAGGGTGTAGACCTGCTCTAGCTGAGGACGATAGTCGTCATTCCGAACAAATGCACCCATTTCCAGATTTTCTTGCACTGTCAGGGTAGGGAAGACGTTATTGACTTGGGGCACATAGCAGATGCCTTCTTGAACGAGGCGATCGCTGCGCCAGTGGGTAATGGCGCGATCGCGCCAGAGAATTTCACCCTGGTGAACTTTGGCTAACCCGAAGAGAGACTTCAGAACCGTAGACTTTCCGGCACCGTTTGGGCCGATAATGACGACGATTTCTCCAAACTCAACGGTGAGGCTGACACCCTTAAGGATATCGACTTCTCCATAACCGCTGTATACATCTCGAATGGCCAGAAGGGTCATGTGCACTCTTTCCAACGTATTGTCTAAAGGCAGCGGATCCAAGAGTTCCGCGTAGGGTGATTAGCTTATTATCGATGGACTGTGCGCACTATCAAGTAACTGATTGAGAGCGCGAAAAGCGCGATCGCCAACCCAACCAGGCTCAGACCTGGCACCTTTTCAAGATCCAAAATAATCAGTTTTCGCCCCACTGCTGTCAGCGCCGTGGCAATTACAAGCTCTACCTGCACGACATGCTTGCGAATATAGGCGGTGATATTCTCTAAAATCTCTAGCGCAATCAAAACGCTTAGAAATAAGCCAAAGATGTCTGTCAGCGTTGATTTAAAAAAACCGTTAGTGTCATTAATAAATAAGGAGCTGTACAAAACCATCCCCAGATCCACAACCGTCACTAAAATGACGACAACCATAGCCAGAGACAGCACCTTAGAGACACTGGCTTCGATTTGTCTTAAGCGCTTCAGGAAAATCTCGTCCTTGAGGTTATAGGCTAGTTTCCTGAATAAGGTGTTCAGCTGGCGGGTCATGCGGCATCCTAACGTGATGCTGTGAGGATAGAGGATTTGGAGAGTATGGGTAAAGCCTTACTTGCTGACGACGATCAATCGCATCTGGATGCGTTTGCCGTATCGGTAGCTATGATTAATTTTCCTGTAACTTTTAAGGAGTCTTGGGTACACAATGTGTAGTTGTCTGAGGGTTAAGGAAACCATTTATCTCGATGACAAAGCACAATTATCCTGCCCTGATCGGAACCTTCGTAATCACTGCAGGCCTTTTAGGTGGAGGCGTCTGGTATCTCAATAAGACGTCGCCCGGACTCTTAGGCACCACGAGCCAATCAGGTAGTGGCGCTATTGTGGCGCCCCGTGGCCAAACTCAGATCACGGTTTTAGGTGATACTTTCAGCGGCTACAGCACGTTTCGCAATGAAGCCTTCCAGTCTGTATTGGCAGAAACAGGCATCATCCTTAAGTATGGCGATGAATTTGACCAGGCAGCTCGGGCTGAGGCCTTGGCCCAGGGGCAGGCCGATATCATCGTCACGACGCTGGATCAGTATTTACAGCAGCAGCCCCAGGGAACGGTCGTTGGCCTCATTGATCGCACGGTGGGTGCCGATGCTGTGGTGTTAAACACCCAAAAGTATGCATCCCTTAAATCGCTTTTGGATCTGGCACCCTTGGTGCAAGAGGCTCAGAGCCAGGGTCAGCCCCTCAAAATTGCCTTTGCGGGGGATACCCCAAGTGAATATTTGGCCCTAGTGCTAGATACCAAATTTGACGCGTTTAACCTGGCAGATTTTGAGGTGGTGGCCGTAGCCGATGCCTCAGAAGCCTGGGCCCTCATGCAAGACCCCGCTGAGAATGTGGCTGTTGCGGTGCTATGGGAACCGTTTGTTGCCCAGGCCCGGCAGCAGGGCTACACCGTTGTCCTTTCCAGTGAAGATGCGCCTAACTCCAT is drawn from Leptolyngbya sp. SIO1E4 and contains these coding sequences:
- the cobA gene encoding uroporphyrinogen-III C-methyltransferase, with the protein product MSEFLGQSVGDRAPGKVYLVGAGPGDPGLFTLKGKALLEQADVVVYDALVSPPILAMANPKAALLSAGKRRGHHSLLQADITQLLIEQAHLHQVVVRLKGGDPFVFGRGGEEMADLVAAGISVEVVPGITAGVAVPAYAGIPVTHRELSSSVTFVTGHEAAGKYRPQVNWQAIAQSSETIVIYMGIHNLPNIVQALTQAGLGADTPVALIRWGTRPEQEELIATLATVEDEMIATGFAAPAIAIVGNVVKLHGLLAACRPEASATAVSNLVSGVKISQPFSGKIAKTIARME
- a CDS encoding sigma-70 family RNA polymerase sigma factor, giving the protein MEEKLPLDAELIQQCLRGQSTAFRALYRRYQGRVRATLHQLCGPDVLDDLVQEVFLRAWKGLPRFRQSAQFSTWLYRITWNVATDCRRHQGKVRSHHQSLSALETRTSDSVNLNQLHYQDLVQRGLQALSLDHRAVLILHDLEDLPQQTVASILDIPLGTVKSRLHHARAAMRQFLQQDGVQL
- a CDS encoding Spy/CpxP family protein refolding chaperone, whose product is MMKRTFAILVAAGLMLPVVGIFAASHLQAQTESPVPEETSVPSRPGTVGEGERGDRAERLIEELNLTEDQINQVRAIREGAQDEMQALHERLRSDREALHGLMAGEATEAELRAQHEEIQTLHREVADKRFETMLATREVLTADQRAELAELMEQRRAQFRENRGFHGGQKGQRGGHHW
- a CDS encoding N-formylglutamate amidohydrolase — its product is MTEPFHLYRPKGQLCPIVASIPHSGLVVPEAITQTLHERYQRYLPHQDWHLDKLYDFLPNLGITVLEATYSRYVTDLNRSAKQPFFGSFWKSVIPERTAFEQPLYQTSPSQVQIAARIEQFYVPYHTQLESLLNQMIDRFGQVYLLDLHSFFGPITDEVCLGNRNGKSCSEFLLSTVESEFSLRGYQVARNKVFNGGYITQHYGKMPHVEALQIEIRYHTYLDPAQLDQTSVPDWNVPAFDLAKRNFEAIFSQVAESCLRYFATTYE
- a CDS encoding ABC transporter ATP-binding protein, whose product is MTLLAIRDVYSGYGEVDILKGVSLTVEFGEIVVIIGPNGAGKSTVLKSLFGLAKVHQGEILWRDRAITHWRSDRLVQEGICYVPQVNNVFPTLTVQENLEMGAFVRNDDYRPQLEQVYTLFPDLKQKRLQPAGTLSGGQRQMVAMGRALMVAPKLLLLDEPTAGLSPLYVNQIFEIVRDVNQQGISILMVEQNAKQALAMAHRGYVLAMGTNRHEDTGKNLLNDTQIADMFLGG
- a CDS encoding phosphate-starvation-inducible PsiE family protein, with the protein product MTRQLNTLFRKLAYNLKDEIFLKRLRQIEASVSKVLSLAMVVVILVTVVDLGMVLYSSLFINDTNGFFKSTLTDIFGLFLSVLIALEILENITAYIRKHVVQVELVIATALTAVGRKLIILDLEKVPGLSLVGLAIALFALSISYLIVRTVHR